One Aquamicrobium sp. genomic region harbors:
- a CDS encoding Lrp/AsnC family transcriptional regulator, whose protein sequence is MDNFDAIDLRIIATVQNDGRISINDLADKVGLSPSPCARRLRILEEKGVIKGYTAMIDQTKVGLPVSAFASIKLERQREEDLDRFAKAVAGWPEVVDCYLMTGQRDYLMRIVVRDLHAYEAFIKSKLTRLEGIASIETSFALDQVKRAEVLPIIG, encoded by the coding sequence ATGGACAATTTCGACGCCATCGACCTCAGGATCATCGCCACTGTCCAGAACGACGGGCGCATCTCGATCAACGATCTGGCGGACAAGGTCGGCCTGTCGCCGTCACCCTGCGCGCGGCGGCTGCGCATCCTCGAGGAGAAGGGCGTGATCAAGGGCTATACGGCGATGATCGACCAGACGAAGGTCGGCCTGCCGGTCAGCGCCTTCGCCTCGATCAAGCTGGAGCGCCAGCGCGAGGAAGACCTCGACCGCTTCGCGAAGGCCGTGGCCGGCTGGCCGGAAGTGGTCGACTGCTACCTGATGACCGGGCAGCGCGATTACCTGATGCGCATCGTCGTCAGGGACCTTCACGCCTACGAGGCGTTCATCAAGTCGAAGCTGACGCGGCTGGAAGGGATCGCCTCGATCGAGACCTCCTTCGCGCTCGATCAGGTCAAGCGGGCCGAGGTGCTGCCGATCATCGGCTGA
- a CDS encoding sugar transferase produces the protein MKRILDLALVLAALPAAVPVALLCMAAIRLTSPGPAILSQTRVGRHETPFTCYKLRTMHADTPDAPTHETPSRAVTPLGRWLRRLKLDELPQLWNVLRGDMSLVGPRPCLPSQAELVAERRARGLYALRPGITGVAQVAGVDMSDPKRLAALDATYLASMSAATDLRLILATVWGAGRGDRTRA, from the coding sequence ATGAAACGCATCCTCGACCTCGCGCTCGTCCTCGCCGCCCTGCCGGCGGCGGTGCCGGTCGCGCTGCTGTGCATGGCGGCGATCCGGCTGACCTCGCCGGGGCCGGCGATCCTGTCGCAGACGCGGGTCGGCAGGCATGAGACGCCGTTCACCTGCTACAAGCTGCGCACCATGCATGCCGACACGCCCGACGCGCCCACCCACGAGACGCCGTCGCGCGCGGTGACGCCGCTCGGGCGGTGGCTCCGCCGCCTGAAGCTCGACGAGCTGCCGCAATTGTGGAACGTGCTGCGCGGAGACATGAGCCTCGTCGGCCCGCGCCCCTGCCTGCCCTCGCAGGCCGAGCTCGTCGCCGAGCGCCGCGCGCGCGGGCTCTACGCCCTTCGTCCCGGCATCACCGGCGTCGCGCAGGTGGCCGGGGTCGACATGTCCGACCCCAAGAGACTGGCGGCGCTCGACGCCACCTATCTCGCCTCGATGTCGGCGGCGACCGACCTGAGGCTGATTCTGGCAACGGTGTGGGGCGCGGGGCGCGGCGACCGCACTCGAGCCTGA
- a CDS encoding cytochrome c family protein yields the protein MPRKFLTLLALAVVALPAHAEGDAVAGKKAFRKCAACHTVETGNRVGPNLAGIGGRPVASVDGFRYSPAMKDFAADGKVWDEALLAQYLAAPKTMVKGTSMAFAGIRKGEEIADLIAYLKDPASAP from the coding sequence ATGCCCAGGAAATTTCTCACCCTCCTTGCGCTCGCCGTCGTCGCGCTGCCGGCCCATGCGGAAGGCGATGCCGTCGCCGGCAAGAAGGCATTCAGGAAATGCGCCGCCTGTCACACGGTGGAGACCGGCAACCGCGTCGGCCCCAACCTCGCCGGCATCGGCGGCCGCCCGGTGGCCTCGGTCGACGGCTTCCGCTACTCGCCGGCGATGAAGGACTTCGCGGCCGACGGGAAGGTCTGGGACGAGGCGCTGCTCGCGCAATACCTCGCCGCGCCGAAGACCATGGTCAAGGGAACCAGCATGGCCTTTGCCGGGATCAGGAAGGGCGAGGAGATCGCCGACCTGATCGCCTATCTGAAGGATCCCGCGTCGGCGCCGTGA
- a CDS encoding D-alanyl-D-alanine carboxypeptidase family protein, translated as MHAFRAAPALLLRRLAAFLLLVGLLSACTTQAVMEPAVAPLISDKYAAIVVDARSGRVLYERASNAPRYPASLTKMMTLYLLFEALDEGRVRLDEEIPVSAFAASRPPSKMGIKRGGSIDARSAVLALAVRSANDVAVAVAERLAGSEEAFARSMTLKARQLGMTGTVFRNASGLPDDGQRTTARDMAVLAMALRNRFPHHYHYFANREFAFGGKIVRGHNSLLGRIPGVDGLKTGYIRASGFNLATSAGRGGRRVVAVVMGGESARARDEHMVSLIETYLPRAAAGAGQ; from the coding sequence TTGCACGCATTCCGGGCCGCACCGGCTCTTCTTCTTCGCCGCCTCGCGGCGTTCCTCCTTCTTGTCGGCCTGCTGTCGGCCTGCACCACGCAGGCGGTGATGGAGCCGGCGGTCGCGCCGCTCATCTCGGACAAATACGCGGCCATCGTCGTCGACGCCCGTTCGGGCAGGGTGCTCTACGAGCGCGCCTCGAACGCGCCGCGCTATCCCGCCTCCTTGACCAAGATGATGACGCTCTACCTCCTGTTCGAGGCGCTGGACGAGGGCCGGGTGCGGCTCGACGAGGAGATTCCCGTCTCCGCCTTCGCCGCCTCGCGGCCGCCCTCGAAGATGGGCATCAAGCGCGGCGGCAGCATCGACGCCCGCTCGGCTGTCCTCGCCCTTGCCGTGCGCTCCGCCAATGACGTCGCGGTGGCGGTCGCCGAACGCCTCGCAGGCTCCGAGGAAGCTTTCGCGCGCAGCATGACGCTGAAGGCGCGCCAGCTCGGCATGACGGGCACGGTGTTCCGCAACGCGTCCGGCCTGCCGGACGACGGCCAGCGCACCACCGCGCGCGACATGGCGGTGCTGGCGATGGCGCTGCGCAACCGCTTTCCCCACCACTATCATTATTTCGCCAACCGCGAGTTCGCCTTCGGCGGCAAGATCGTGCGCGGCCACAACAGCCTGCTCGGCCGCATACCCGGCGTCGACGGGCTGAAGACAGGCTATATCCGCGCCTCGGGTTTCAACCTCGCCACCTCGGCCGGGCGCGGCGGGCGGCGCGTCGTCGCCGTGGTCATGGGCGGCGAGAGCGCCAGGGCCCGCGACGAGCACATGGTATCGCTGATCGAGACCTACCTGCCCCGCGCCGCGGCCGGCGCGGGACAGTGA
- a CDS encoding transketolase, translated as MSDARIPALTQLERKVRWLSTWMIHNANHIRPNEDGLKVGGHQASSASLSTIMTALYFAALRPEDRVAVKPHASPIFHAIQYLFGNQTREKLENFRGYKGAQSYPSRTKDGDDVDFSTGSVGLGVAQTLFSSLTQDYLRAKDLAKGPGGKEPEGKMVALLGDAEMDEGNIFEALLEGWKHGLRNTWWVVDYNRQSLDAVVREGLWERFEAIFRNFGWDVVILKHGALQQAAFAEPGGEALRRWIDECPNQLYSALTFQGGAAWRKRLMDDIGDQGDVSRLIEARSDAELAELMANLAGHDLPSLIEAFEAARRHDRPVCFIAYTIKGYGLPLAGHKDNHAGLMTPAQVEALREALGVRAGHEWEPYEGLKDAEALRRFVAAAPFNARGRRRKHAPAVAVPDRLDIEIGPEMSTQQGFGLLMHGIAKQDGPFAARVVTTSPDVTVSTNLGAWVNRRGLFAREKMADLFKAERIPSTFTWNFSPEGQHMELGIAEMNLFLMLSALGLSHTTFGERLLPVGTLYDPFIERGLDALNYACYQDARFILAATPSGVTLAPEGGAHQSIATPLIGIAQDGLASFEPAYVDELATILRFGFDYMQRDGDAEPDETTWLRDAVGGSVYLRLSTRSLEQPRRTIDERLAEDIVNGGYWMRRPGPNAQIVVAYTGAVAPEAIRAVGLLGEDRRDIGLLAITSADRLNAGWSAAQRAREQGLVHARSHVERLLAAVPPHCALVTVIDGHPATLAWLGAVHGHRTRSLGVEHFGQTGTIADLYRHYGIDAEGIMRAAEALVPGRPVRHLSAC; from the coding sequence ATGAGCGACGCACGCATTCCCGCCCTGACGCAGCTCGAGCGCAAGGTGCGCTGGCTCTCGACATGGATGATCCACAACGCCAACCACATCCGCCCCAACGAGGACGGCCTGAAGGTGGGCGGCCATCAGGCTTCGTCGGCCTCGCTCTCCACCATCATGACCGCGCTCTATTTCGCGGCGCTGCGGCCCGAGGACCGCGTCGCGGTCAAGCCGCATGCCAGCCCGATCTTCCATGCCATCCAGTATCTGTTCGGCAACCAGACGCGCGAGAAGCTGGAGAATTTCCGCGGCTACAAGGGCGCCCAGTCCTATCCTTCGCGCACCAAGGACGGCGACGACGTCGATTTCTCGACCGGCTCGGTCGGCCTCGGTGTCGCCCAGACGCTGTTCTCTTCGCTGACGCAGGACTACCTGCGCGCCAAGGACCTCGCCAAGGGGCCGGGCGGCAAGGAGCCGGAGGGCAAGATGGTTGCGCTGCTCGGCGACGCCGAGATGGACGAGGGCAACATCTTCGAGGCGCTGCTCGAAGGCTGGAAGCACGGCCTGCGCAACACCTGGTGGGTCGTCGACTACAACCGCCAGAGCCTCGACGCCGTGGTGCGCGAGGGGCTGTGGGAACGCTTCGAGGCGATCTTCCGCAATTTCGGCTGGGACGTGGTGATCCTGAAGCACGGCGCGCTGCAGCAAGCCGCCTTCGCCGAGCCCGGCGGCGAGGCGCTGCGCCGCTGGATCGACGAGTGCCCGAACCAGCTCTATTCGGCCCTGACCTTTCAGGGCGGCGCCGCCTGGCGCAAGCGGCTGATGGACGACATCGGCGACCAGGGCGACGTCAGCCGGCTGATCGAGGCGCGCAGCGACGCCGAGCTCGCCGAACTGATGGCCAACCTCGCGGGCCACGACCTGCCCTCGCTCATCGAAGCCTTCGAGGCCGCGCGCCGGCACGACCGCCCCGTCTGCTTCATCGCCTACACGATCAAGGGCTACGGCCTGCCGCTCGCCGGCCACAAGGACAACCATGCCGGGCTGATGACCCCGGCGCAGGTCGAGGCGCTGCGCGAGGCGCTCGGCGTCCGCGCCGGGCACGAGTGGGAGCCCTATGAGGGGCTGAAGGACGCCGAGGCGCTGCGCCGCTTCGTGGCGGCCGCGCCGTTCAACGCGCGGGGCCGTCGCCGCAAGCACGCGCCCGCCGTCGCTGTTCCGGATCGGCTCGACATCGAGATCGGTCCGGAGATGTCGACCCAGCAGGGATTCGGCCTCCTGATGCACGGCATCGCCAAGCAGGACGGCCCGTTTGCTGCCCGCGTCGTCACCACCTCGCCCGACGTCACCGTGTCGACCAATCTCGGCGCGTGGGTCAACCGGCGCGGCCTGTTCGCGCGAGAGAAGATGGCCGACCTCTTCAAGGCCGAGCGCATTCCCTCGACCTTCACCTGGAATTTCTCGCCCGAGGGCCAGCACATGGAGCTCGGCATCGCCGAGATGAACCTGTTCCTCATGCTGTCGGCGCTCGGCCTGTCGCACACCACTTTCGGCGAGCGGCTGCTTCCCGTCGGCACGCTCTACGACCCGTTCATCGAGCGCGGCCTCGATGCGCTCAACTATGCCTGCTACCAGGACGCGCGCTTCATCCTCGCCGCCACGCCCTCCGGCGTGACGCTGGCGCCCGAGGGCGGCGCGCACCAGTCGATCGCCACGCCGCTGATCGGCATCGCGCAGGACGGGCTGGCCAGCTTCGAGCCGGCCTATGTCGACGAGCTGGCCACTATCCTGCGCTTCGGCTTCGACTACATGCAGCGCGACGGCGACGCCGAGCCGGACGAGACAACATGGCTGCGCGACGCGGTCGGCGGCTCGGTCTATCTGCGGCTGTCGACGCGCTCCCTCGAGCAGCCGCGCCGCACGATCGACGAGCGGCTGGCCGAGGACATCGTCAATGGCGGTTACTGGATGCGCCGGCCCGGCCCCAACGCGCAGATCGTCGTCGCCTATACCGGCGCGGTCGCGCCGGAGGCGATCAGGGCGGTCGGCCTGCTCGGCGAGGACCGGCGCGACATCGGCCTCCTCGCCATCACCTCGGCCGACCGGCTCAATGCCGGCTGGAGCGCCGCGCAGCGCGCCCGCGAGCAGGGCCTCGTCCACGCCCGCAGCCATGTCGAGCGCCTGCTCGCCGCGGTGCCGCCGCATTGCGCCCTCGTCACCGTCATCGACGGCCATCCGGCGACGCTCGCCTGGCTCGGGGCGGTTCACGGCCACCGCACCCGCTCGCTCGGCGTCGAGCATTTCGGCCAGACCGGCACCATCGCCGATCTCTACCGCCATTACGGCATCGACGCCGAGGGCATCATGCGCGCCGCCGAGGCCCTCGTGCCCGGCCGGCCGGTGCGTCACCTCTCGGCCTGCTGA
- a CDS encoding histidine kinase dimerization/phospho-acceptor domain-containing protein, with protein MASGRYSFIDIAVLDKVRERFAAGDALALLSIDLNEIIWANGPGAALFGHADVESVMGASPGLGFVARRQIAAVPGFPRMERDRAVTVRLARGATSRAMAFDVGAATLPDGVPAVLVALPAAGTGRPAGDIVAGFEEAGYFAALIDGDGAVLAGSDSFPDLGIAPETLAALVAEVARESDRLVKRLVPAGDRVIPAGIARLTDSPALHLLIGVDEPVETSLAETSPDAARPENEAAQIDAPAMRPAPSDADLPERVGENGGPSSAGAPDGEAKAPSRPAAGDSDDWYFDNSGASSPSPEAREEARPSLPLTRPNLAAGPVRFAWRTDARGAFSAVSPEFAAAVGSQAADIIGRPFREVAARFGLDPDDEIASLLDRRDTWSGRTVLWPVAGTDLVAPVDLAALPVYNRDRVFEGFRGFGVTRMDDARPDPQARGLHLADDEAEETPAAAPAETPADTEEEPDDTPHEVDPFRSEVPVISISERLNRRVSDKIIRLAEHRPPQPEPQPAARQLSPGERNAFEEIRERLRRETAAAAEEAEQTKETQAGDETAEAHTPQAGDEAPQPPQVEEDASPAADDFAPPITADASQDDALPEPVAEDDDNLDTEATAESEEDDETVAAEPDAWTGQDADDEDDAGLPSTFGAERRPSVDPELIAGLPLPLLVHAGDELYFANREFLALTGYSSLDQIRKEGGLDRLFVEDETPAEAGGRKLRLRTLGGETFPVDAHLQSIGWEDGTALLLALNRADLAAPQAPSAAPAAADDEVRVLERHLAELRTIIDTATDGVVLIAPDGTIRNISRPAEALFGFDSARVEGKPFATLFAIESQKSARDYLAGLADNGVASVLNDGREVIGREAEGRFIPLFMTIGRLPEDSGYCAVVRDITQFKRAEEELTQARAQAERASSQKTEFLARVSHEIRTPLNAIIGFSELMIDEKFGPIGPDRYRDYLRDINRSGNHVLDLVNDLLDISKIEAGEQEMNYEAVSLNEALSEAIAMMQPQANRERVIIRSSLASRLPDVVADLRSVRQIALNLLSNAIRYTQAGGQVIVSTAYEPSGDVTVRVRDTGIGMTLAEIDQALKPFKQINALKRGRNDGTGLGLPLTKAMVEANRARFAINSTPGEGTLVEIVFPSTRVLAE; from the coding sequence ATGGCTTCCGGCCGTTATTCGTTCATCGACATCGCCGTTCTGGACAAGGTGCGCGAGCGCTTTGCGGCCGGCGACGCGCTGGCGCTGCTTTCCATCGACCTTAACGAGATCATCTGGGCCAACGGCCCGGGCGCGGCATTGTTCGGCCATGCGGACGTCGAATCGGTGATGGGCGCCTCGCCCGGGCTCGGCTTCGTCGCCCGGCGGCAGATCGCGGCCGTGCCGGGCTTTCCGCGCATGGAGCGCGACCGCGCGGTAACGGTGCGGCTGGCCCGCGGCGCGACCAGCCGCGCGATGGCGTTCGACGTCGGGGCCGCGACCCTGCCGGACGGCGTTCCCGCGGTGCTCGTCGCCCTGCCCGCGGCCGGGACGGGCCGGCCGGCCGGCGACATCGTCGCCGGGTTCGAGGAAGCCGGCTATTTTGCCGCGCTGATCGACGGCGACGGCGCCGTGCTCGCCGGATCGGACAGCTTCCCCGACCTCGGGATCGCGCCGGAGACGCTCGCCGCGCTGGTCGCCGAGGTGGCGCGCGAAAGCGACCGGCTGGTCAAGCGGCTGGTGCCGGCGGGCGACAGGGTCATTCCGGCCGGCATTGCCCGGCTGACCGACTCGCCGGCGCTGCACCTCCTGATCGGCGTCGACGAGCCGGTCGAGACGTCGCTGGCCGAAACGTCCCCGGATGCCGCCCGACCGGAAAACGAGGCGGCGCAGATCGACGCGCCCGCCATGCGGCCGGCACCGTCCGACGCCGACCTGCCGGAGCGCGTAGGCGAGAATGGCGGTCCGTCTTCCGCCGGTGCGCCGGACGGGGAGGCGAAGGCGCCTTCGCGCCCCGCAGCCGGCGATTCCGACGACTGGTATTTCGACAATTCCGGCGCGTCGTCGCCCTCCCCGGAAGCGCGGGAGGAGGCGCGGCCTTCCCTGCCGCTCACCCGGCCCAACCTCGCCGCCGGTCCCGTGCGGTTCGCCTGGCGCACCGACGCCAGGGGTGCGTTCAGCGCTGTCTCGCCGGAGTTCGCCGCCGCGGTCGGATCGCAGGCCGCCGACATCATCGGCCGCCCGTTCCGCGAGGTCGCGGCGCGCTTCGGCCTCGATCCCGACGACGAGATCGCCAGCCTGCTCGACCGGCGCGATACGTGGTCGGGGCGCACCGTCCTGTGGCCGGTCGCCGGCACCGACCTCGTCGCCCCGGTCGATCTCGCCGCCCTGCCCGTCTACAACCGCGACCGCGTGTTCGAGGGGTTCCGCGGCTTCGGCGTCACCCGCATGGACGACGCCCGGCCCGACCCGCAGGCGCGCGGCCTCCATCTCGCGGACGACGAGGCCGAAGAAACGCCTGCCGCCGCGCCGGCCGAGACGCCCGCCGACACGGAGGAGGAGCCGGACGACACCCCGCACGAGGTCGATCCCTTCCGCAGCGAAGTGCCGGTGATCTCGATCAGCGAAAGGCTGAACCGGCGCGTCAGCGACAAGATCATCCGCCTCGCCGAGCACCGCCCGCCGCAACCCGAGCCGCAGCCGGCGGCGCGCCAGCTTTCGCCCGGCGAGCGCAACGCCTTCGAGGAAATCCGCGAGCGCCTGCGCCGCGAGACGGCGGCCGCGGCGGAAGAAGCCGAACAGACGAAGGAAACGCAGGCCGGCGACGAGACTGCTGAGGCGCATACTCCGCAGGCGGGCGACGAGGCCCCGCAGCCCCCGCAGGTCGAAGAGGACGCCTCCCCCGCCGCCGACGATTTCGCCCCGCCCATCACGGCAGATGCATCGCAGGACGATGCGCTCCCTGAGCCCGTTGCCGAGGACGACGACAACCTCGACACCGAGGCGACGGCAGAAAGCGAGGAAGACGACGAGACCGTCGCCGCGGAGCCGGATGCATGGACGGGGCAGGATGCGGACGACGAGGACGACGCCGGCCTGCCGTCCACCTTCGGGGCGGAGCGCCGCCCGAGCGTCGATCCCGAGCTGATCGCCGGCTTGCCGCTGCCGCTGCTTGTCCATGCCGGGGACGAGCTCTATTTCGCCAACCGCGAATTCCTCGCGCTGACCGGCTATTCGAGCCTCGACCAGATCCGCAAGGAAGGCGGCCTCGACCGGCTGTTCGTCGAGGACGAGACGCCGGCCGAAGCGGGCGGGCGCAAGCTGCGCCTGCGCACGCTGGGCGGCGAGACGTTCCCCGTCGACGCGCACCTGCAATCGATCGGCTGGGAGGACGGGACGGCGCTGCTCCTGGCCCTCAACCGCGCCGACCTCGCCGCGCCGCAGGCGCCGAGCGCCGCCCCGGCGGCGGCCGACGACGAGGTCAGGGTGCTGGAGCGGCACCTCGCCGAGCTGCGCACCATCATCGACACCGCCACCGACGGCGTGGTGCTGATCGCGCCGGACGGGACGATCCGCAACATCAGCCGGCCGGCCGAGGCGCTGTTCGGCTTCGACAGCGCGAGGGTCGAGGGCAAGCCCTTCGCCACGCTGTTCGCCATCGAGAGCCAGAAATCGGCGCGCGACTATCTCGCCGGGCTCGCCGACAACGGCGTCGCCAGCGTGCTCAACGACGGGCGCGAGGTGATCGGCCGCGAGGCGGAAGGCCGCTTCATCCCGCTGTTCATGACCATCGGCCGCCTGCCGGAGGACAGCGGCTATTGCGCGGTGGTGCGCGACATCACCCAGTTCAAGCGGGCCGAGGAGGAGCTGACGCAGGCGCGGGCGCAGGCCGAGCGCGCCTCCTCGCAGAAGACGGAGTTCCTCGCCCGCGTCAGCCACGAGATCCGCACGCCGCTCAACGCCATCATCGGCTTTTCCGAGCTGATGATCGACGAGAAGTTCGGCCCGATCGGCCCGGACCGCTACCGCGACTACTTGCGCGACATCAACCGCTCGGGCAACCACGTGCTCGACCTCGTCAACGACCTGCTCGACATCTCGAAGATCGAGGCCGGCGAGCAGGAGATGAACTACGAGGCGGTGTCGCTGAACGAGGCGCTGTCGGAGGCGATCGCGATGATGCAGCCGCAGGCCAACCGCGAGCGCGTCATCATCCGCTCCTCGCTCGCCTCGCGCCTGCCCGACGTGGTGGCCGACCTGCGCAGCGTGCGCCAGATCGCGCTGAACCTTCTGTCGAACGCCATCCGCTACACGCAGGCGGGCGGGCAGGTCATCGTCTCCACCGCCTACGAGCCGTCCGGCGACGTCACGGTCCGGGTGCGCGACACCGGCATCGGCATGACGCTGGCCGAGATCGACCAGGCGCTGAAGCCGTTCAAGCAGATCAACGCGCTGAAGCGCGGCCGCAACGACGGCACCGGCCTCGGCCTGCCGCTGACCAAGGCGATGGTCGAGGCCAACCGGGCGCGCTTCGCCATCAACTCGACGCCGGGCGAGGGAACGCTGGTCGAGATCGTCTTCCCCTCGACGCGGGTGCTGGCGGAATAG
- a CDS encoding ABC transporter permease, whose protein sequence is MGASPARRPSLFLIAPALVVGAGMLLPLAYLVARAFDADAATLAEVVFRWRNLTLLLNTLALTACVLVIVTAIALPLAWLVTRSDLRFKALHSVLGVLPLAVPGYVMAYALIGLSGYYGFANQLFGIRLPRPEGLWGSALALSLYTFPYLFLNLRASLLGLDPSLEESARCLGRSPWNTFRTVTLPHLAPALLAGWLVIGLYVLGDFGVIALMRYEVFSYAIYTQYAAAFDRVYAAWLSLMLIAVTLSFILIEARLRRGRYARIGKGTARPPALAPLGRFRPLAFAFLALVYAASLGLPLVVLAYWMAQSLAVVDMAEVLRAFERTALTAIPAALLATGLALPVVYLTVRFPSPLASLVDRLVYVGYAVPPLAFALSMVFFALNAAPFLYQTLALLVFAYAMTFLALAMGPLRSRLYQIGPRLEEVSRSLGCGPGRAFMRATFPLMRRPMVAAGLLVFISVVKELPITFLLSPTGHTTLSMAVFSRTSEGMMAEAAPYALMIVVFSSFFVGLILRYEGRGRS, encoded by the coding sequence ATGGGGGCGTCGCCGGCGCGGCGACCCTCGCTTTTCCTCATCGCCCCGGCGCTCGTCGTCGGGGCGGGCATGCTTTTGCCGCTCGCCTATCTGGTGGCGCGCGCCTTCGACGCCGACGCCGCGACGCTGGCCGAGGTGGTCTTCCGCTGGCGCAACCTGACGCTGCTCCTCAACACGCTGGCGCTGACCGCCTGCGTCCTCGTCATCGTCACCGCGATCGCGCTGCCGCTCGCCTGGCTGGTGACGCGCTCGGACCTGCGCTTCAAGGCGCTGCATTCGGTTCTCGGCGTGCTGCCGCTGGCGGTGCCGGGCTACGTCATGGCCTATGCGCTGATCGGGCTGTCCGGCTATTACGGCTTCGCCAACCAGCTTTTCGGCATCCGCCTGCCGCGGCCGGAGGGGCTTTGGGGGTCGGCGCTGGCCCTGTCGCTCTACACCTTCCCCTATCTCTTCCTCAACCTGCGCGCCTCGCTCCTCGGCCTCGACCCCAGCCTCGAGGAAAGCGCGCGCTGCCTCGGCCGCTCGCCTTGGAACACCTTCCGCACCGTGACGCTGCCGCATCTGGCGCCGGCGCTGCTCGCCGGCTGGCTGGTGATCGGCCTTTACGTGCTGGGCGATTTCGGCGTCATCGCCCTGATGCGCTACGAGGTCTTCTCCTACGCCATCTACACGCAGTACGCCGCCGCGTTCGACCGCGTCTACGCCGCCTGGCTGTCGCTGATGCTGATCGCGGTGACGCTCTCGTTCATCCTGATCGAGGCGCGGCTGCGGCGCGGGCGCTACGCCCGCATCGGCAAGGGAACGGCGCGGCCGCCGGCGCTCGCGCCGCTCGGCCGGTTCCGGCCGCTGGCCTTCGCGTTCCTCGCGCTCGTCTATGCCGCGTCCCTCGGCCTGCCGCTGGTGGTGCTGGCCTACTGGATGGCGCAGAGCCTCGCCGTCGTCGACATGGCCGAGGTGCTGCGCGCCTTCGAGCGCACCGCGCTGACCGCGATTCCCGCCGCGCTGCTGGCGACGGGGCTGGCGCTGCCCGTGGTCTATCTCACCGTGCGCTTTCCCTCGCCGCTCGCCTCGCTCGTCGACCGGCTGGTCTATGTCGGCTACGCCGTGCCGCCGCTCGCCTTCGCGCTTTCGATGGTGTTCTTCGCCCTCAACGCCGCGCCCTTTCTCTACCAGACGCTGGCGCTGCTGGTCTTCGCCTATGCGATGACGTTCCTCGCGCTCGCCATGGGGCCGCTGCGCAGCCGGCTCTACCAGATCGGTCCCCGGCTGGAGGAGGTCTCGCGCTCGCTCGGCTGCGGGCCGGGCCGCGCCTTCATGCGCGCGACCTTCCCGCTGATGCGCCGGCCGATGGTGGCGGCGGGGCTCCTGGTGTTCATCAGCGTGGTCAAGGAGCTGCCGATCACCTTCCTGCTCTCGCCCACCGGCCACACGACGCTGTCGATGGCCGTGTTCAGCCGCACCTCGGAAGGGATGATGGCGGAAGCCGCGCCCTACGCGCTGATGATCGTCGTCTTCTCCAGCTTCTTCGTAGGCCTGATCCTGCGCTACGAGGGGCGTGGCCGGAGCTGA
- a CDS encoding phasin yields MTKTAKTAEFPTFDAEKATDQLRAFAEKGVEQSKEAYAKIKTGAENAQKALESTFETVKSAGDEISLKSIAAARANAEAGFAHLEALVGAKSLSEVIELQTAFVRKAFETAVEQAKDLQAASTKAAEEVSKPLKDVFEKSVKELKVA; encoded by the coding sequence ATGACCAAGACCGCCAAGACCGCCGAATTCCCGACCTTCGACGCCGAGAAGGCGACCGACCAGCTCCGCGCCTTCGCCGAGAAGGGCGTCGAGCAGTCGAAGGAAGCCTATGCCAAGATCAAGACCGGCGCCGAGAACGCCCAGAAGGCGCTCGAGTCGACCTTCGAGACCGTCAAGTCCGCTGGCGACGAGATTTCGCTGAAGTCGATCGCTGCCGCCCGCGCCAACGCCGAGGCCGGCTTCGCCCATCTCGAGGCCCTGGTCGGCGCCAAGTCGCTGTCCGAGGTTATCGAGCTGCAGACCGCTTTCGTGCGCAAGGCCTTCGAGACCGCCGTCGAGCAGGCGAAGGACCTTCAGGCCGCCTCCACCAAGGCCGCCGAAGAGGTTTCGAAGCCCCTGAAGGACGTGTTCGAGAAGAGCGTCAAGGAACTCAAGGTCGCCTGA